A section of the candidate division WOR-3 bacterium genome encodes:
- a CDS encoding cation-translocating P-type ATPase: MSDWHLLDADEVLTQLGTDRSRGLEQAEAQARLRQHGPNVLIERGERGALAILKDQFTSVMVLLLVGAGVVSVLLHEYTDAGAIFAIVVLNAVLGFIQEYRAERAIQALKSLAVPTVRVRRGGHVVEMSARDLVPGDVVLLEAGSHVPADGRLLETVNMRVQEAALTGESEPVEKIAGALPAGDRALGDRRNMAYMGTAVVGGRGIMVVTSTGMTTELGRIAEMLQSVEREPTPLQRRMVQLSRGLLYAVAGLVVIVFLVGLLYHKAHIRVLILTAISMAVAAVPEALPAVVTIALALGAQRMLRRRALLRKLPAVETLGSVDVICSDKTGTLTENRMTVTVLDVTGHRLEVTPETGPGDAAVAPALELLLAGGALCNDAALEVGEDGRHRAIGDPTEGALVVAAARFGLNKPELEAILPRVAEVPFTAERKRMTTVHRVTRPKAQVIGPEPRTQRPCITRSIEMLRLGGESDTGFVSFTKGAVDVILSDATSVLDGQAVVPLTADRRVRIEAANDQLARSGMRVLGLAMRLLTELPERCDAAFESDLVFVGLVAMIDPARPEVRDAVATCRTAGIRPIMITGDHPLTAQYIARELGIQNEPPRTAGASAILETESTVQNVEPGILTGTDLARMSVADLEPVVEQTSVFARVAPEHKLAIVQALQNRGHVVAMTGDGVNDAPALKKADIGVAMGITGTDVSKEAADMVLLDDNFATIVAAVEEGRVIYDNIRKFLKYTLTSNAGEIWVMLLAPFLGMPMALLPVQILWVNLVTDGLPGLALTVEPAERDTMQRRPYHPSQSIFGRGLAIDVIWVGLAMGLTSLAVGFFSWLGNHDGNWQTMIFATLTLGQMGNALATRSEIDWPFARGRKANHALTATVLLTLGFQLAVTYVPLLQRVFHTRPLTLPELAICLVVSTLVFWLIELVKFIKRSSSRRCRIGL; this comes from the coding sequence GTGTCTGACTGGCATCTGCTTGACGCTGATGAAGTCCTGACCCAACTTGGAACGGACCGCAGCCGCGGGCTTGAGCAAGCCGAGGCTCAAGCCCGACTCCGGCAGCACGGCCCGAATGTTTTGATTGAGCGCGGGGAGAGAGGCGCACTGGCGATTCTCAAAGACCAGTTTACGTCGGTTATGGTGCTGCTCTTGGTTGGTGCGGGCGTCGTCTCGGTGCTGCTGCATGAGTACACCGATGCCGGTGCCATTTTCGCCATCGTTGTGCTCAATGCGGTACTGGGGTTTATTCAGGAGTACCGGGCCGAACGGGCAATCCAGGCACTAAAGTCACTGGCGGTGCCGACGGTTCGCGTACGCCGGGGCGGGCATGTAGTCGAGATGTCGGCTCGAGACTTGGTGCCGGGTGACGTCGTGTTGCTTGAGGCCGGTTCACATGTGCCGGCTGATGGTCGGTTGCTCGAGACGGTCAACATGCGGGTCCAGGAGGCGGCGCTTACCGGTGAGTCTGAGCCGGTTGAAAAGATAGCCGGAGCGTTGCCGGCAGGAGACCGTGCGCTCGGGGACCGACGCAACATGGCCTACATGGGTACGGCAGTGGTCGGGGGCCGAGGCATCATGGTGGTGACAAGCACGGGGATGACGACCGAGCTCGGCCGTATAGCCGAGATGCTCCAGTCGGTTGAGCGTGAGCCCACACCACTCCAGCGCCGGATGGTTCAGCTCAGCCGTGGCCTGCTCTACGCAGTAGCTGGTCTTGTGGTTATTGTGTTCCTCGTCGGACTTCTGTACCACAAGGCCCATATCCGCGTACTGATACTTACTGCGATTTCGATGGCAGTGGCCGCGGTGCCCGAGGCTCTGCCCGCGGTCGTAACCATCGCGCTGGCACTTGGCGCCCAACGAATGCTCCGGCGGCGTGCGCTCCTGCGCAAGCTTCCAGCGGTCGAGACACTTGGTTCGGTGGACGTCATCTGTTCGGACAAGACCGGCACCCTGACCGAAAACCGGATGACGGTGACGGTGCTTGACGTTACCGGACATCGGCTTGAGGTTACGCCAGAGACCGGGCCGGGTGATGCGGCTGTTGCGCCGGCACTGGAACTGCTGCTCGCCGGCGGTGCCTTGTGCAACGATGCAGCCCTTGAAGTCGGTGAGGATGGACGGCACCGAGCCATTGGCGATCCAACCGAAGGCGCGCTGGTTGTAGCGGCAGCAAGATTTGGACTAAACAAGCCCGAGCTCGAGGCCATTCTGCCGCGCGTTGCCGAGGTGCCATTCACCGCCGAGCGTAAGCGGATGACGACCGTGCACCGAGTCACAAGACCCAAGGCACAAGTCATAGGGCCTGAGCCCAGAACACAGAGGCCCTGTATTACCCGGTCCATTGAGATGTTACGTCTTGGCGGCGAGTCTGATACCGGCTTCGTTTCGTTCACCAAAGGTGCAGTTGACGTCATTCTGTCTGATGCGACGTCGGTGCTTGATGGGCAGGCGGTTGTGCCTTTGACCGCAGACCGGCGGGTACGCATCGAGGCGGCGAACGACCAGCTTGCCCGGAGCGGCATGCGGGTGCTTGGGCTTGCGATGCGATTGCTGACTGAGTTGCCGGAGCGCTGCGATGCGGCGTTCGAGTCCGACTTGGTGTTCGTTGGTCTGGTGGCAATGATTGACCCGGCGCGGCCCGAGGTAAGAGATGCGGTCGCGACCTGCCGCACTGCCGGCATCCGGCCGATCATGATTACTGGCGACCACCCGTTGACCGCGCAGTACATTGCGCGGGAACTCGGAATCCAGAATGAACCGCCAAGAACAGCCGGAGCGTCGGCTATTCTCGAAACAGAATCCACTGTCCAGAACGTGGAACCCGGAATCCTGACCGGCACCGACCTTGCCCGGATGTCGGTTGCTGACCTTGAACCGGTGGTTGAGCAGACATCAGTCTTTGCCCGGGTTGCGCCCGAACACAAACTAGCCATTGTGCAGGCACTTCAGAACAGAGGTCACGTCGTGGCAATGACGGGAGACGGTGTGAACGACGCGCCGGCCCTGAAGAAGGCGGATATCGGTGTGGCAATGGGTATCACCGGCACCGACGTATCCAAGGAAGCGGCTGACATGGTTCTGCTTGACGACAATTTTGCCACCATCGTTGCTGCCGTAGAAGAAGGCCGGGTAATCTACGACAATATCCGCAAATTCCTGAAATACACCCTGACATCGAACGCAGGGGAGATATGGGTGATGCTACTTGCGCCATTCCTCGGCATGCCGATGGCACTGCTGCCGGTTCAGATTCTCTGGGTCAATCTAGTGACCGATGGATTGCCCGGCCTGGCCCTGACGGTCGAGCCGGCAGAGCGTGATACGATGCAGCGCCGGCCATACCATCCGTCGCAGAGTATTTTTGGCCGAGGCCTGGCAATTGACGTGATTTGGGTCGGTCTGGCAATGGGACTAACGTCGCTGGCGGTCGGCTTCTTCTCGTGGCTTGGAAATCACGACGGCAATTGGCAGACAATGATTTTTGCAACCCTGACGCTTGGCCAGATGGGAAATGCACTCGCAACTCGGTCTGAGATTGACTGGCCATTTGCGCGCGGGCGCAAGGCCAACCATGCGCTGACTGCAACGGTACTCCTGACGCTCGGGTTTCAGCTTGCAGTGACATATGTTCCGCTTCTGCAGCGGGTGTTTCATACCCGGCCACTCACCTTGCCTGAACTGGCGATTTGTCTTGTCGTCAGCACGCTTGTATTCTGGTTGATCGAGCTGGTCAAGTTCATCAAGCGGTCTTCAAGCCGGCGTTGCCGCATCGGGCTGTAG
- a CDS encoding SPFH domain-containing protein yields the protein MIGLVIVIFVFLFFLALLGIKIVRPYQRACVERLGRYQRTVQPGLNFILPFIERLIKVDMREQVVDVPPQEVITKDNATVTVDAIIYYEVTDPVKVLYNVANFRLATIKLAQTNLRNVVGDLTLDESLTSREKINAKLRDVLDEATDKWGAKVTRVELQRIEPPGDVTEAMHRQMKAERDRRAIVLEAEGVRQAAILKADGEKQARILQAEGQAAAIQKVADADRYKLLTVAEGEGQAIERVYGAIHKGNPTRDLIAIKYLEALAKMADGQATKVFVPYEAAGILSAVSVIAEVVQNRKEGTKDPKNQGV from the coding sequence ATGATCGGACTGGTTATCGTCATATTTGTATTCCTATTCTTTCTTGCCCTCCTGGGCATCAAGATCGTCAGGCCGTACCAGCGGGCGTGTGTCGAGCGGCTGGGTCGGTATCAGCGCACGGTTCAGCCCGGCTTGAACTTCATCCTGCCATTTATCGAGCGGCTGATAAAGGTAGATATGCGCGAGCAGGTGGTGGATGTACCGCCGCAAGAAGTTATCACCAAGGACAACGCAACCGTAACTGTGGATGCCATCATCTACTATGAGGTCACAGACCCGGTGAAAGTCCTCTACAATGTGGCCAACTTTCGGCTGGCCACCATCAAACTGGCACAGACAAACCTGCGCAACGTGGTTGGTGACCTGACACTGGACGAGTCACTGACCTCGCGCGAGAAGATCAACGCCAAGCTCAGGGATGTATTGGACGAAGCCACAGATAAGTGGGGCGCGAAGGTGACGCGCGTCGAACTGCAGCGCATCGAGCCGCCCGGAGACGTGACCGAGGCAATGCACCGGCAGATGAAGGCCGAGCGCGACCGTCGCGCCATTGTGCTCGAGGCTGAGGGTGTGCGCCAGGCTGCGATTCTCAAGGCCGATGGTGAGAAACAGGCCCGGATTCTTCAGGCTGAGGGTCAGGCCGCGGCAATTCAGAAGGTGGCGGATGCAGACCGGTACAAGTTACTTACTGTTGCTGAGGGCGAGGGTCAGGCAATCGAGCGGGTGTATGGTGCAATTCACAAGGGCAACCCAACCCGCGACCTGATTGCCATCAAGTATCTTGAGGCTTTGGCCAAGATGGCTGATGGTCAGGCGACCAAGGTGTTTGTGCCTTATGAAGCAGCAGGGATACTGTCCGCGGTGTCCGTCATAGCCGAGGTGGTCCAGAACCGGAAGGAAGGCACCAAGGACCCCAAGAATCAAGGGGTATAG